One Onychomys torridus chromosome 17, mOncTor1.1, whole genome shotgun sequence genomic window carries:
- the Purg gene encoding purine-rich element-binding protein gamma isoform X1 yields MERARRRGGGGGGGGGSGGGGGRGRGGKNVGGSGLSKSRLYPQAQHSHYPHYSASATPNQAGGASEIQELASKRVDIQKKRFYLDVKQSSRGRFLKIAEVWIGRGRQDNIRKSKLTLSLSVAAELKDCLGDFIEHYAHLGLKGHRQEHGPSKEQVSRRRQKHPAPSPPASVGSEEHPHSVLKTDYIERDNRKYYLDLKENQRGRFLRIRQTMMRGTGMIGYFGHSLGQEQTIVLPAQGMIEFRDALVQLIEDYGEGDIEERRCGDEEPLELPEGTSFRVDNKRFYFDVGSNKYGIFLKVSEVRPPYRNTITVPFKAWTRFGENFIKYEEEMRKICNSHKEKRMDGRRASGEEQECLD; encoded by the coding sequence ATGGAAAGAGCCAGGCGAaggggaggcggcggcggcggcggcggcggcagcggcggcggcggcggccgtgGCCGCGGAGGCAAGAATGTGGGGGGCTCTGGCCTAAGCAAGAGTAGACTCTATCCCCAGGCCCAGCACTCTCACTACCCCCACTACTCCGCGTCAGCCACCCCTAATCAGGCTGGGGGCGCGTCCGAAATCCAGGAGCTGGCCTCCAAGCGAGTGGACATCCAGAAAAAGAGGTTTTACCTAGACGTGAAGCAAAGCTCCCGGGGCCGCTTCCTAAAGATCGCTGAAGTCTGGATAGGGAGAGGCCGGCAGGACAATATCAGAAAGAGTAAACTGACCCTCTCCCTGTCGGTGGCAGCAGAACTGAAGGACTGTCTAGGCGATTTCATCGAACACTATGCCCACCTGGGCCtgaaaggccacaggcaagagcaTGGCCCGAGCAAAGAGCAAGTCTCCAGGAGGCGGCAGAAGCACCCAGCACCCTCCCCACCAGCGTCAGTGGGGTCAGAAGAGCATCCTCACAGTGTCCTCAAAACAGACTATATAGAGAGGGACAATAGAAAATACTACCTAGACCTGAAGGAGAATCAGCGAGGTCGCTTCCTAAGGATTAGACAAACCATGATGCGGGGCACTGGCATGATAGGTTATTTTGGCCACAGTTTGGGCCAGGAACAGACTATTGTCCTCCCAGCACAAGGAATGATTGAGTTCCGTGATGCCTTGGTTCAGCTGATTGAAGACTACGGCGAAGGCGATATAGAAGAGCGAAGATGTGGAGACGAGGAGccccttgaactcccagaggGGACCTCTTTCAGAGTGGACAATAAAAGGTTCTACTTTGATGTGGGCTCTAATAAATATGGAATTTTCCTGAAGGTAAGTGAGGTGAGGCCACCTTACCGTAATACTATTACTGTTCCGTTCAAAGCTTGGACAAGGTTTGGGGAGAATTTTATCAAGTATGAAGAAGAGATGAGGAAAATTTGCAACAGccataaagaaaagagaatggatgGCAGAAGGGCCAGTGGTGAAGAACAAGAATGCCTGGACTAG
- the Purg gene encoding purine-rich element-binding protein gamma isoform X2, with product MERARRRGGGGGGGGGSGGGGGRGRGGKNVGGSGLSKSRLYPQAQHSHYPHYSASATPNQAGGASEIQELASKRVDIQKKRFYLDVKQSSRGRFLKIAEVWIGRGRQDNIRKSKLTLSLSVAAELKDCLGDFIEHYAHLGLKGHRQEHGPSKEQVSRRRQKHPAPSPPASVGSEEHPHSVLKTDYIERDNRKYYLDLKENQRGRFLRIRQTMMRGTGMIGYFGHSLGQEQTIVLPAQGMIEFRDALVQLIEDYGEGDIEERRCGDEEPLELPEGTSFRVDNKRFYFDVGSNKYGIFLKHSAYETMKPADKDEASRSVPA from the coding sequence ATGGAAAGAGCCAGGCGAaggggaggcggcggcggcggcggcggcggcagcggcggcggcggcggccgtgGCCGCGGAGGCAAGAATGTGGGGGGCTCTGGCCTAAGCAAGAGTAGACTCTATCCCCAGGCCCAGCACTCTCACTACCCCCACTACTCCGCGTCAGCCACCCCTAATCAGGCTGGGGGCGCGTCCGAAATCCAGGAGCTGGCCTCCAAGCGAGTGGACATCCAGAAAAAGAGGTTTTACCTAGACGTGAAGCAAAGCTCCCGGGGCCGCTTCCTAAAGATCGCTGAAGTCTGGATAGGGAGAGGCCGGCAGGACAATATCAGAAAGAGTAAACTGACCCTCTCCCTGTCGGTGGCAGCAGAACTGAAGGACTGTCTAGGCGATTTCATCGAACACTATGCCCACCTGGGCCtgaaaggccacaggcaagagcaTGGCCCGAGCAAAGAGCAAGTCTCCAGGAGGCGGCAGAAGCACCCAGCACCCTCCCCACCAGCGTCAGTGGGGTCAGAAGAGCATCCTCACAGTGTCCTCAAAACAGACTATATAGAGAGGGACAATAGAAAATACTACCTAGACCTGAAGGAGAATCAGCGAGGTCGCTTCCTAAGGATTAGACAAACCATGATGCGGGGCACTGGCATGATAGGTTATTTTGGCCACAGTTTGGGCCAGGAACAGACTATTGTCCTCCCAGCACAAGGAATGATTGAGTTCCGTGATGCCTTGGTTCAGCTGATTGAAGACTACGGCGAAGGCGATATAGAAGAGCGAAGATGTGGAGACGAGGAGccccttgaactcccagaggGGACCTCTTTCAGAGTGGACAATAAAAGGTTCTACTTTGATGTGGGCTCTAATAAATATGGAATTTTCCTGAAG